One genomic region from Halococcus qingdaonensis encodes:
- a CDS encoding GTPBP1 family GTP-binding protein, whose protein sequence is MVADRAVLDRALAAGEREGGSVEFKERLTEDLHLADGKLESLAAQLRHRVLSGDGEATYVVGVTDDGGLAGISPDVFSESMDVLSLLAEEANAHIEAVDTWGIDDGLVGVATIAEGAMLEDDGHIVVGTAGHVDHGKSTLVGSLVTGQPDDGNGDTRSFLDVQPHEIERGLSADLSYAVYGFDGGEPVHTRNPNRKADRAEVVEEADKLVSFVDTVGHEPWLRTTIRGLVGQKLDYGLLTVAADDGPTKTTREHLGVLLATELPTVVAITKTDMVDEERAIEVEREVERLLRDVGKTPLRVDRHGVDAAIEEIGDTVVPILRTSAVTMDGLDALDELFERLPKTGTEKGEFSMYIDRSYKVTGVGAVASGTIRSGTVEAGDELLLGPFRDGTFHEVEARSIEMHYHRVDRAKAGRIVGIALKGVREADLERGMVLLPRDADPTAVREFEADVMVLNHPTRIDDGYEPVVHLETVSEAAAFHPEGGQLLPGDTGHTRVRFKFRPYLVEEGQRFVFREGRSKGVGTVTNVSSK, encoded by the coding sequence ATGGTCGCTGACCGGGCCGTCCTCGACCGGGCGCTCGCGGCGGGCGAGCGCGAGGGCGGTAGCGTCGAGTTCAAAGAACGGCTCACCGAAGACCTCCATCTCGCCGACGGCAAGCTGGAGAGCCTCGCGGCACAACTGCGCCACCGGGTGCTCTCGGGCGACGGCGAGGCCACCTACGTCGTCGGCGTCACCGACGACGGCGGACTCGCAGGCATCTCGCCCGACGTGTTCTCCGAGTCGATGGACGTGCTCTCACTGCTCGCCGAGGAGGCCAACGCACACATCGAGGCGGTCGACACGTGGGGGATCGACGACGGGCTCGTCGGCGTCGCCACCATCGCCGAGGGCGCAATGTTGGAAGACGACGGCCACATCGTCGTCGGCACCGCCGGCCACGTCGATCACGGCAAGAGCACCCTGGTTGGCTCGCTCGTCACGGGCCAACCGGACGACGGCAACGGCGACACGCGGAGCTTCCTCGACGTCCAGCCCCACGAGATCGAGCGCGGGCTCTCGGCGGATCTCTCGTACGCCGTCTACGGCTTCGACGGCGGCGAACCGGTCCACACGCGGAACCCGAACCGAAAGGCCGACCGCGCCGAGGTCGTCGAGGAGGCGGACAAGCTGGTCTCGTTCGTCGACACCGTCGGCCACGAGCCGTGGTTGCGGACGACGATTCGAGGGTTGGTCGGCCAGAAGCTCGACTACGGACTCCTCACCGTGGCCGCCGACGACGGCCCGACGAAGACGACGCGCGAACATCTCGGCGTGTTGCTCGCGACGGAGCTGCCGACGGTGGTCGCCATCACGAAAACCGACATGGTCGACGAAGAGCGTGCCATCGAGGTCGAGCGCGAGGTCGAGCGCCTCCTCAGGGACGTGGGCAAGACTCCACTGCGCGTCGATCGCCACGGCGTCGACGCGGCCATCGAGGAGATCGGCGACACCGTCGTCCCCATTCTGCGCACGAGCGCGGTCACGATGGACGGGCTCGACGCGCTTGACGAACTGTTCGAGCGACTGCCGAAGACCGGCACCGAGAAGGGCGAGTTCTCGATGTACATCGATCGCAGCTACAAAGTGACCGGCGTCGGCGCGGTCGCCTCCGGCACGATTCGGTCAGGAACCGTCGAAGCGGGCGACGAACTCCTCCTCGGTCCGTTCCGCGACGGCACCTTCCACGAGGTCGAAGCGCGCTCGATCGAGATGCACTACCACCGCGTCGACCGCGCGAAGGCCGGCCGGATCGTGGGGATCGCGTTAAAGGGTGTCCGGGAGGCGGATCTCGAACGCGGGATGGTCCTCCTGCCGCGCGATGCGGACCCCACAGCAGTCCGGGAGTTCGAGGCCGACGTGATGGTGCTCAACCACCCCACCAGGATCGACGACGGCTACGAGCCGGTCGTCCACCTCGAAACGGTGAGCGAGGCCGCCGCCTTCCACCCGGAGGGTGGTCAGCTCCTGCCGGGCGACACCGGACACACGCGAGTGCGATTCAAGTTCCGGCCCTATCTCGTCGAGGAGGGCCAGCGGTTCGTCTTCCGTGAGGGCCGCTCGAAAGGTGTGGGTACCGTCACGAACGTCTCCTCAAAGTAG
- a CDS encoding J domain-containing protein, translating to MTAVPRSQLVLALMSVFAGLTVVLAVLGFAYSPVALVVALPFGATTYALWYHASGRLRERARRNARAGRRTTTERGGFGAGPREDWTGPRGGGGGRFGDTRQRRATRRSTGQSMRDAYRTLGLDPDADESAIKRAYREKVKETHPDTEDGSERRFKRVNEAYERLSE from the coding sequence ATGACCGCCGTGCCCCGGTCGCAGCTCGTGCTCGCGCTCATGTCGGTGTTCGCCGGGCTGACAGTCGTGCTCGCCGTGCTCGGCTTCGCCTACAGTCCGGTGGCACTCGTCGTCGCGCTCCCCTTCGGTGCGACGACCTACGCGCTCTGGTATCACGCGAGCGGACGACTCCGTGAGCGCGCCCGACGCAACGCCCGCGCCGGACGGCGAACGACGACCGAGCGCGGCGGGTTCGGTGCGGGCCCGCGCGAGGACTGGACCGGTCCGCGAGGCGGTGGCGGTGGTCGGTTCGGGGATACACGACAGCGCCGTGCCACACGACGATCGACCGGCCAGTCGATGCGCGACGCCTACCGGACACTGGGACTCGACCCCGATGCCGACGAGTCGGCGATCAAGCGGGCCTATCGCGAGAAGGTGAAGGAGACCCATCCGGACACCGAGGACGGCTCCGAACGTCGGTTCAAGCGCGTCAACGAGGCCTACGAGCGACTCTCCGAGTGA
- the pyrF gene encoding orotidine-5'-phosphate decarboxylase: protein MFFERLADRIATADSVLSVGLDPDPDRLPDHLHGHDLPRWAFNRRIIDATHDHAACYKPNAAFYEDADGWRALEETIAYAHGKDVPVLLDAKRADIGNTARQYASLLDTADAITINPYLGRDALEPFLSREEKGVFVLCRTSNPGGADLQDAELESGETVYERVADRAGEWNKRGNVGLVVGATVPEELERVRERAPDLPFLVPGVGAQGGDAEAAIEHGLASGVGLVNSSRGIIFAGEGESFAGAAGEAAKRLKRRLNEYR, encoded by the coding sequence ATGTTCTTCGAGCGCCTCGCCGACCGTATCGCCACCGCCGACAGCGTGCTCTCAGTTGGTCTCGATCCCGACCCCGATCGACTGCCCGATCACCTCCACGGGCACGACCTGCCGCGCTGGGCGTTCAACCGGCGCATCATCGACGCCACTCACGACCACGCCGCCTGCTACAAGCCGAACGCCGCCTTCTACGAGGATGCGGACGGCTGGCGCGCGCTCGAAGAGACCATCGCCTACGCCCACGGCAAGGACGTCCCTGTGCTGCTCGACGCCAAACGTGCCGACATCGGCAACACCGCGCGCCAGTACGCGAGCCTCCTCGACACGGCAGATGCCATCACCATCAACCCCTATCTCGGCCGCGACGCGCTCGAACCGTTCCTCTCGCGGGAGGAGAAGGGCGTGTTCGTCCTCTGTCGTACCTCGAACCCCGGAGGAGCGGATCTCCAGGACGCCGAACTCGAATCGGGTGAGACGGTCTACGAGCGCGTCGCCGATCGCGCCGGCGAGTGGAACAAGCGCGGCAACGTCGGACTCGTCGTCGGGGCCACGGTTCCCGAGGAGTTGGAGCGGGTGCGCGAGCGCGCTCCTGATCTCCCGTTTCTCGTACCCGGAGTGGGTGCACAGGGCGGCGACGCGGAGGCCGCCATCGAACATGGGCTCGCGAGCGGCGTCGGGCTCGTCAACTCCTCACGGGGCATTATCTTCGCCGGCGAGGGCGAGTCGTTCGCCGGGGCGGCCGGTGAAGCGGCGAAGCGACTGAAACGACGGCTGAACGAGTATCGATGA
- a CDS encoding HAD family hydrolase, producing the protein MPVSAIAFDLDYTLAVPERDRQTLLDEATAAVGAPHLSRETYLDAHRRNLTSETREAIFAELLDDDGPSPAALADAYREAIGDALVPVDGVETLVADLQESYRVGLLTDGPVRAQRSKLDALGWTELFDVVVVTGSLDAGKPDERAFRTVTDELSTRADETVYVGDHADIDIVGAHDAGLRTVQITDDEPVAEADAALERDALAAQLPGTVDSL; encoded by the coding sequence ATGCCCGTCTCGGCGATCGCCTTCGATCTCGACTACACTCTCGCGGTGCCCGAACGCGACCGCCAGACACTGCTCGACGAGGCGACTGCAGCAGTCGGCGCACCTCACCTCTCGCGCGAGACCTATCTCGACGCCCATCGTCGAAACCTCACGAGCGAGACGCGCGAAGCCATCTTCGCGGAGCTACTCGACGACGACGGCCCATCGCCCGCGGCGCTCGCCGACGCCTACCGCGAGGCCATCGGCGACGCGCTCGTGCCGGTCGACGGTGTCGAGACGCTCGTCGCCGATCTCCAGGAGAGCTATCGAGTGGGGTTGCTCACCGACGGCCCGGTACGCGCCCAGCGATCGAAACTCGACGCGCTCGGCTGGACGGAGCTGTTCGACGTGGTCGTCGTGACCGGTTCGCTCGACGCTGGCAAACCCGACGAGCGTGCGTTCCGGACCGTCACCGACGAGCTATCGACGCGCGCTGACGAGACGGTCTACGTCGGCGATCACGCGGACATCGACATCGTGGGTGCACACGACGCCGGGCTCCGGACCGTGCAGATCACCGACGACGAGCCGGTCGCGGAGGCCGATGCGGCGCTCGAACGGGATGCGCTCGCGGCACAGCTCCCGGGGACCGTCGACTCCCTCTAA
- a CDS encoding DUF2240 family protein, which translates to MSLRSAVAAPFKGRGEDELAESEFVVALSLDRDWFSPEQATRLADIAVGEGLLERTDEALVPTFDPADTTIPEGFVPDEELLRRRSAFEQVLDALVADGIDKREAVAEINELQQTLAVTIEAAAVLYARRRDIDVSEAADRALAELGD; encoded by the coding sequence GTGAGCCTTCGCAGCGCCGTCGCCGCACCGTTCAAGGGTCGTGGTGAGGACGAACTGGCCGAAAGCGAGTTCGTCGTCGCGCTCTCGCTCGATCGTGACTGGTTCTCGCCCGAGCAGGCGACCCGGCTGGCCGACATCGCCGTCGGCGAGGGGCTGCTCGAACGCACCGACGAGGCGCTCGTTCCCACGTTCGATCCCGCGGACACGACGATCCCAGAGGGGTTCGTCCCCGACGAAGAGCTGCTGCGCCGGCGCTCGGCGTTCGAGCAGGTCCTCGACGCGCTCGTCGCCGACGGCATCGACAAGCGCGAAGCGGTCGCCGAGATCAACGAACTCCAGCAAACCCTCGCGGTCACCATCGAGGCCGCCGCGGTGCTCTACGCCAGACGGCGGGACATCGACGTGAGCGAGGCCGCCGACCGCGCGCTCGCGGAACTCGGCGATTGA
- a CDS encoding 30S ribosomal protein S8e, translating into MKDQGRALKKRTGGRRRRTTKKRKHQLGREPTETRVGDTVLKTVDTRGNTRTVRAISIDHASVAVDDETRSADIEGVAENPANPNYVRRNIITKGALIETSEGTARVTSRPGQDGQVNAVLEE; encoded by the coding sequence ATGAAAGACCAGGGACGCGCACTCAAAAAGCGGACCGGCGGACGACGGCGACGAACGACGAAGAAGCGCAAACACCAGCTCGGCCGCGAGCCGACCGAGACCCGCGTCGGCGACACGGTGCTGAAGACCGTCGACACGCGCGGCAACACGCGGACCGTCCGTGCGATCTCGATCGACCACGCAAGCGTCGCGGTCGACGACGAGACGCGAAGTGCGGACATCGAGGGCGTCGCCGAAAATCCCGCGAACCCGAACTACGTCCGCCGGAACATCATCACCAAGGGCGCGCTCATCGAGACCAGCGAGGGCACCGCGAGAGTGACCTCCCGACCCGGCCAGGACGGCCAGGTCAACGCCGTTCTCGAAGAGTAG
- a CDS encoding zinc-dependent alcohol dehydrogenase family protein — protein sequence MRAAVLEEHGEPLDIQDVDAPDPEPTGAVIEMEACGICRSDWHGWQGDWDWLGIQPQEGQILGHEPAGTVVAVGDDVENLEEGQQVTVPFNLGDGTCKQCRTGHGNTCENIRPLGFVESVPGAFAEQLHVPAADHNAVPLPDGVSSVDMAGLGCRFMTSFHALAHRADVGGGDWVAVHGCGGVGLSAVHIASALGGNVIAVDLQDEKLEKAKELGASATVNASDVENPASEVKAIADGGAAVSMDALGIETTCRNSVLSLGTRGQHVQVGLSTQDERGMVSLPTDAMVMGEIEFIGSLGMAPTNYDEIFRMVADGTLDPSAVVSETVPLDDVSEKLAAMDDFETMGIPVIDSF from the coding sequence ATGCGAGCAGCAGTCCTCGAAGAACACGGCGAACCGCTCGACATCCAGGACGTGGACGCGCCCGATCCGGAGCCGACGGGTGCGGTGATCGAAATGGAGGCCTGTGGCATCTGCCGGAGCGACTGGCACGGTTGGCAGGGTGACTGGGACTGGCTCGGTATCCAGCCCCAGGAGGGCCAGATCCTCGGCCACGAGCCGGCAGGCACGGTCGTCGCGGTCGGCGACGACGTCGAGAACCTGGAAGAGGGCCAGCAGGTCACGGTGCCGTTCAACCTCGGCGACGGGACCTGCAAACAGTGTCGCACCGGCCACGGCAACACCTGCGAGAACATCCGCCCGCTCGGCTTCGTCGAATCGGTGCCCGGTGCGTTCGCCGAACAGCTCCACGTCCCGGCGGCCGATCACAACGCCGTTCCGCTACCGGACGGCGTCTCGTCGGTCGACATGGCCGGGCTCGGCTGCCGGTTCATGACCTCGTTTCACGCGCTCGCCCACCGCGCCGACGTCGGTGGTGGCGACTGGGTGGCGGTCCACGGCTGTGGCGGCGTCGGACTTTCCGCTGTACACATCGCCAGCGCGCTCGGCGGCAACGTCATTGCGGTCGACTTACAGGACGAAAAACTCGAAAAGGCGAAAGAACTCGGCGCGAGCGCGACGGTCAACGCGAGCGACGTCGAGAATCCGGCCAGCGAGGTGAAGGCCATCGCGGACGGCGGCGCGGCGGTCTCGATGGACGCACTCGGTATCGAAACCACCTGTCGGAACTCCGTGCTGAGCCTCGGCACTCGCGGCCAGCACGTCCAGGTGGGCCTCTCGACGCAGGACGAACGCGGGATGGTCTCGCTGCCGACGGACGCGATGGTGATGGGCGAGATCGAGTTCATCGGCTCGCTCGGGATGGCCCCAACCAACTACGACGAGATCTTCCGGATGGTCGCCGACGGCACACTCGACCCGAGCGCGGTGGTCTCCGAGACCGTCCCGCTCGACGACGTCTCGGAAAAATTAGCGGCGATGGACGATTTCGAGACGATGGGGATCCCGGTCATCGACAGTTTCTGA
- a CDS encoding acyl-CoA dehydrogenase family protein, producing MAFQLSGEHEAIRSAVREFAEEEIVPVAREHDESGDYPEELRREAAKYDFVAPNIPEAYGGAGMDALAGSIVTEELWRADPGIGSAVGSAGFGSDMLIEYGDEWMKEEWLPEIAAGEAVSASAISEPAHGSNVAGIETRAEQDGDDYVINGNKTWITNGSVADVAIVMTKTDPGAGHQGITAFLVPTDTDGFSAEKIDNKLGIRASDLAELRFDDVRVPEENVVGEVNEGFYQLMEFFASGRTSVAAQAVGAAQGALDAAREYATEREQFDQPIAEFQAIRHKLAEMATDVDAARSLAYRAASAVESDADDAVRLASMAKLFASEHAVDVADEAIQVFGGAGYVTDHPAERYYRDARITKIYEGTSEIQKNIIADRLL from the coding sequence ATGGCGTTCCAGCTATCGGGAGAACACGAGGCCATCCGATCGGCCGTCCGCGAGTTCGCCGAGGAGGAGATCGTGCCCGTCGCGCGCGAGCACGACGAGTCGGGTGACTATCCGGAAGAACTCAGACGAGAGGCCGCGAAGTACGACTTCGTCGCGCCAAACATCCCCGAGGCCTACGGGGGTGCGGGGATGGACGCGCTCGCGGGATCGATCGTGACCGAGGAGCTCTGGCGCGCCGACCCGGGCATCGGCAGCGCGGTCGGTTCGGCGGGCTTCGGCAGCGACATGCTCATCGAGTATGGCGACGAGTGGATGAAGGAAGAATGGCTGCCGGAGATCGCCGCTGGCGAAGCGGTCTCGGCGAGCGCCATCTCCGAACCCGCCCACGGCTCGAACGTCGCGGGCATCGAGACCCGCGCGGAGCAGGACGGCGACGACTACGTCATCAACGGGAACAAGACCTGGATCACCAACGGCTCGGTCGCGGACGTCGCCATCGTGATGACCAAGACCGACCCCGGCGCTGGCCATCAGGGGATCACGGCCTTTCTCGTGCCGACCGACACGGATGGGTTCTCGGCGGAGAAGATCGACAACAAGCTCGGGATCCGGGCATCCGACCTCGCGGAACTGCGCTTCGACGACGTCAGAGTCCCGGAAGAGAACGTCGTCGGCGAGGTGAACGAGGGGTTCTACCAGCTGATGGAGTTCTTCGCGTCGGGGCGAACGAGCGTCGCCGCCCAGGCCGTGGGGGCCGCACAGGGCGCGCTCGACGCCGCTCGTGAGTACGCGACCGAGCGCGAGCAGTTCGACCAGCCCATTGCCGAGTTCCAGGCCATCCGGCACAAGCTCGCCGAGATGGCGACCGACGTGGATGCCGCGCGGTCGCTCGCCTACCGGGCCGCGAGCGCGGTCGAGAGCGACGCCGACGACGCGGTACGGCTGGCGAGCATGGCGAAACTGTTCGCCAGCGAGCACGCCGTCGACGTGGCCGACGAGGCGATCCAGGTGTTCGGTGGTGCGGGTTACGTCACCGACCATCCCGCCGAGCGCTACTACCGCGACGCGCGCATCACGAAGATCTACGAGGGCACGAGCGAGATCCAGAAGAACATCATCGCCGACCGGTTGCTATGA
- a CDS encoding alpha/beta fold hydrolase, whose protein sequence is MNHEEWAAEQESTTVTVDGHELSVAYRDDGGGADGGDPPVVFLHGIPTWSFLWRDIVPPIAEDRRTIAPDLLGYGNSAMTDDFDRSIRAQEAMLDDLFAQLGIERVTLVSHDIGGGVALRYAAHNPDRVAELVCSNAVCYDSWPVEFITDFGLPETTETPIGELEEQVSSAFRDGAYGDPDDEFVEGLTAPWLTEEGRTSLARCAVATNTNHTTEIDYGAIEADVYCLWGSEDSFQPIEYGERLAEETGGELIALDEAYHWVMADRTDRYIEELRSLLAEG, encoded by the coding sequence ATGAACCACGAGGAGTGGGCCGCCGAACAGGAGAGTACGACCGTCACCGTCGACGGGCACGAACTCTCGGTGGCCTACCGCGACGATGGTGGCGGGGCTGATGGGGGCGACCCGCCGGTGGTCTTCCTGCACGGGATCCCGACGTGGTCGTTCCTCTGGCGCGATATCGTCCCGCCGATCGCCGAGGATCGCCGAACCATCGCGCCCGACCTGCTCGGCTACGGCAACTCGGCGATGACGGACGACTTCGATCGATCCATTCGGGCACAGGAGGCGATGCTCGACGACCTCTTCGCGCAGTTGGGCATCGAGCGCGTCACGCTCGTGAGCCACGACATCGGCGGCGGGGTCGCGCTGCGCTACGCCGCCCATAACCCCGATAGGGTGGCGGAACTCGTCTGCTCGAACGCGGTCTGTTACGACTCGTGGCCCGTCGAATTCATCACCGATTTCGGACTGCCCGAGACGACCGAGACACCCATCGGCGAGTTGGAGGAGCAGGTGAGTTCGGCGTTTCGGGACGGTGCCTACGGCGACCCAGATGATGAGTTCGTCGAGGGGTTGACCGCACCGTGGCTCACGGAGGAGGGTCGGACCTCGCTCGCACGCTGTGCGGTGGCAACCAACACGAACCACACGACCGAGATCGATTACGGGGCGATCGAGGCCGACGTGTACTGTCTGTGGGGCTCCGAGGATTCCTTCCAGCCGATCGAGTACGGCGAGCGCCTCGCCGAGGAGACCGGCGGCGAGCTGATCGCGCTCGACGAGGCCTACCACTGGGTGATGGCCGACCGCACCGATCGGTATATCGAGGAGCTTAGGAGCCTCCTCGCAGAGGGGTGA
- a CDS encoding winged helix-turn-helix domain-containing protein has translation MSDTPEWEFTERDVVILRELAGDPQVSSRQLTEILDEKYDIDVSHVTVSESIRRMREEGVFREAIIPNEDFFIFGLFEFKFNAEHFADEWRAAMEYIRDSPNTLFYFLSDGEYQWKTVMMFPTREAESRWIHEFYKEHGSVVSNIRNSVVTNVLKFGTDPELLESLNNGPRTRE, from the coding sequence ATGAGTGACACACCGGAATGGGAGTTCACCGAGCGCGATGTGGTAATCCTGCGCGAGCTCGCGGGCGATCCGCAGGTCTCCTCGCGCCAGCTCACCGAGATCCTCGACGAGAAGTACGACATCGACGTCTCGCACGTCACGGTCAGCGAGTCGATCCGACGGATGCGCGAGGAGGGCGTCTTCCGCGAGGCGATCATCCCGAACGAGGACTTTTTCATCTTCGGCCTGTTCGAGTTCAAGTTCAACGCCGAACACTTCGCCGACGAGTGGCGCGCGGCGATGGAGTACATCCGCGATTCGCCGAACACGCTGTTCTATTTCCTCTCCGATGGCGAATACCAGTGGAAGACGGTGATGATGTTCCCGACGCGCGAGGCCGAATCGCGCTGGATCCACGAGTTCTACAAGGAACACGGCAGCGTGGTCTCGAACATCCGCAACTCCGTCGTGACGAACGTGCTCAAGTTCGGCACCGATCCCGAACTGCTCGAAAGCCTGAACAACGGGCCGCGTACGCGGGAATAG
- a CDS encoding universal stress protein, which translates to MGKRVLVPFDDSEQAHEALEYALDEHARDELTAIHAVDPAEWGYGAPGNTLGEHWKQEAREESDEIQSKARMVADEYGVELTTAAESGVPSDVIVQYADDNEIDQIVIGSHGRSGTRRLLLGSVAEEVARKVSIPVTIIG; encoded by the coding sequence ATGGGCAAGCGGGTTCTGGTTCCGTTCGACGACTCGGAACAGGCACACGAGGCGCTCGAATACGCCCTCGACGAGCACGCCAGGGACGAGCTCACAGCCATCCACGCCGTCGACCCCGCCGAGTGGGGCTACGGCGCACCGGGCAACACCCTCGGCGAGCACTGGAAGCAGGAAGCGCGCGAGGAGAGCGACGAGATCCAGTCCAAGGCCCGAATGGTGGCCGACGAGTACGGTGTCGAGCTCACGACGGCTGCCGAAAGTGGCGTGCCGAGCGACGTCATCGTCCAGTACGCCGACGACAACGAGATCGACCAGATCGTCATCGGGAGCCACGGCCGCTCGGGCACCAGACGCCTCCTGCTCGGCAGCGTCGCCGAGGAGGTCGCGCGCAAGGTCTCGATCCCGGTGACGATCATCGGCTGA
- a CDS encoding MaoC/PaaZ C-terminal domain-containing protein produces MTTFESIAEGETATTARRTVTEADVTNFAGVSGDFNHHHTDAERMASTEYGERIVHGAFVFSAMTGLLWQSRTPEQRDDVIAFYGVDTLRFAAPTYIGDTIHVETEVLEKAERDHPRANGTIRYGVAVLDQNGETVLSCELLSLVR; encoded by the coding sequence ATGACTACCTTCGAATCGATCGCCGAGGGCGAGACGGCCACGACCGCCCGGCGGACGGTGACCGAAGCCGACGTGACGAATTTCGCAGGCGTGAGCGGCGATTTCAACCATCACCATACCGATGCGGAGCGGATGGCGAGTACGGAGTATGGCGAGCGGATCGTCCACGGCGCGTTCGTCTTCTCGGCGATGACGGGCCTGCTCTGGCAGTCCCGGACGCCCGAGCAGCGCGACGACGTCATCGCGTTCTACGGGGTCGATACGCTTCGGTTCGCCGCACCGACCTATATCGGCGACACGATCCACGTCGAGACCGAGGTGCTCGAAAAGGCGGAGCGCGACCATCCACGGGCGAACGGGACCATCAGATACGGCGTGGCGGTACTCGATCAGAACGGCGAGACCGTGCTCTCCTGTGAGCTACTCTCGCTGGTGCGCTGA
- a CDS encoding PaaI family thioesterase, protein MSDLSPAERSQLEAIVGEHGFFSWLGIEIETIEHGRVVLRVPYDEKFTNLVPGGEANVHGGVAATLVDTASGFALRSTFEDPQGAALTTTDLNVSYLRPATDDLTVEAEVVRAGGSMGVTDATVSSIAPNGEEKDVAVGRTSYRLFREGR, encoded by the coding sequence ATGAGCGACCTCTCGCCGGCCGAGCGGAGCCAGCTCGAAGCCATCGTCGGCGAGCACGGCTTCTTCTCCTGGCTCGGCATCGAGATCGAGACGATCGAGCACGGCCGCGTCGTGCTCCGCGTGCCCTACGACGAGAAGTTCACCAATCTCGTGCCCGGCGGCGAGGCGAACGTCCACGGTGGCGTGGCGGCCACGCTCGTCGACACCGCGAGCGGGTTCGCGCTTCGGTCGACGTTCGAGGACCCCCAGGGCGCGGCGCTCACGACCACGGATCTGAACGTCTCCTATCTCCGCCCTGCGACCGACGATCTGACCGTCGAGGCCGAGGTCGTCCGCGCGGGTGGATCGATGGGCGTGACGGATGCAACCGTATCGAGCATCGCGCCGAACGGCGAGGAGAAGGACGTCGCGGTCGGGCGCACGAGCTACCGGCTCTTCCGGGAGGGACGATGA
- a CDS encoding 3-hydroxyacyl-CoA dehydrogenase: MTDIERVAVLGAGNMGHGITEVVALGGYDMTMRDIEADLIESGYENIEWSVGKLAENGAIDDPDDVLARIDTTTDLAEAVSDADLVVEAAPERMALKKEIYAELDELAPDGAILASNTSSLSITEIASATDRAAQVVGTHYFNPPVKMDLVEVIYGEQTSDATAETAHDFVESLGKTPIYVRKDVQGFVVNSVLGPFMVEPAWMVSNDEASIREADAAMVHQRGYPMGPFELADLTGIDIGYSVREEAGITNPPMIEERVAAEELGRKTGKGYYDYENGDGADYEAGDGEGFDTLRVEARMVNEAAKLVGMDVATPDAIDTGMRLGAGFSEGPCRRADRAGLDTILDKLESLHEATGEERFEPADYLVELVENGNTGQENGRGFYEYEDGEPVSGGR; the protein is encoded by the coding sequence ATGACGGACATCGAACGGGTGGCGGTGCTCGGCGCGGGCAACATGGGTCACGGCATCACCGAGGTCGTCGCGCTCGGCGGCTACGACATGACGATGCGCGACATCGAGGCTGACTTGATCGAGTCGGGTTACGAGAACATCGAGTGGAGCGTCGGCAAACTCGCCGAGAACGGGGCGATCGACGATCCAGATGACGTGCTCGCGCGCATCGACACGACGACCGATCTCGCCGAAGCGGTTAGCGACGCCGATCTGGTGGTCGAGGCCGCCCCCGAACGGATGGCGCTCAAAAAGGAGATCTACGCCGAACTTGACGAGCTCGCGCCCGACGGGGCGATCCTCGCCTCGAACACCTCCTCGCTGTCGATCACCGAGATCGCGAGCGCCACCGACAGGGCGGCACAGGTGGTCGGCACCCACTACTTCAACCCGCCGGTCAAGATGGATCTCGTCGAGGTGATCTACGGCGAGCAAACGTCCGACGCGACCGCCGAGACAGCCCACGATTTCGTCGAATCGCTCGGCAAGACGCCGATCTACGTCCGCAAGGACGTCCAGGGGTTCGTCGTGAACAGCGTTCTCGGACCGTTCATGGTCGAACCCGCCTGGATGGTCTCCAACGACGAGGCCAGCATCCGGGAGGCCGACGCCGCGATGGTCCACCAGCGTGGCTACCCGATGGGGCCGTTCGAGCTCGCCGATCTGACGGGGATCGACATCGGCTACTCGGTCCGTGAGGAGGCCGGCATCACCAACCCGCCGATGATCGAGGAGCGGGTCGCAGCCGAGGAGCTGGGCCGCAAGACGGGAAAGGGCTACTACGACTACGAGAATGGTGACGGTGCGGACTACGAAGCGGGCGACGGCGAGGGGTTCGACACTCTCCGGGTGGAGGCCCGAATGGTCAACGAGGCCGCGAAGCTCGTCGGGATGGACGTGGCGACCCCCGACGCCATCGACACCGGCATGCGACTCGGTGCTGGCTTCTCCGAGGGGCCGTGCCGGCGCGCCGACCGGGCGGGTCTCGACACGATCCTGGACAAACTCGAATCGCTCCACGAGGCGACCGGCGAGGAGCGCTTCGAGCCGGCCGACTATCTCGTCGAGCTGGTCGAGAACGGGAACACGGGACAGGAGAACGGGCGCGGGTTCTACGAGTACGAGGACGGCGAGCCGGTCTCCGGGGGTCGATGA